CACCGGCCCCAGAAGTATGACCCTGCGGGCCCCCTGGCGGGCGGCCATGGCCAGCTGCTTGCGCACGGGACGTTGCTCCAGGGCATAGGAGACGGTGGAACCCGCCTCCCGCAGGGCGTGGGCGATTTCCCGTCCCAGCAGACGCTGGGCCGGCGAGACGCTGGCAATGAACCAGTCCATCGCGGGGGTCGACCGCGGGAGCAGTCCCCGATCGCGCAGCAACTCGGTGAGCACCACATCCCCCATTCCGAACCCCACCGCCGCAAGAGGTTCGCCGCCGACCCGCTCGAGCAGCTGGTCGTAGCGGCCTCCCCCGCAGATGGCGCGCAGTTCGCCCCTGCGATCGAAAAGCTCGAAGACGATGCCGGTGTAGTACGCCAGCCCGCGCACGATGCGCAGGTCGAAGCGAAGGAACGGACCGAGCCCCATCGCCGTCAGGTCCGCCTCGTAGCGGCGCAGTTCGGCAAGGCTGGCGCCCACGGCATCACGTTCGCCAAGCAGGTCTTCGACCACGTCCAGCCCGGAACCGTCCAGGATCTCCAGAAGTGAATCCACGGCCCGGGGGGCCAGCCCGGCGGATTCGTGCAGCCGGGCGCGCGTCAGATCCGGGCCCACCCGTTCGTACTTGTCTATGTGGACATAGGTTGCCGCGATCCGGTCTCCCGGCACGCCCAGCGCGTCGAGAATCGCGGACAGCAGGCGGCGATCCGAGACCCGGGCCAGGAAGTCGTCCGGTCCAAGACCCAGCGCCCGCAGGGCGTCGACCGCCACCGCCAGGACTTCCGCGTCCGCGCCCGTGCCGGCCTCGCCGAGGATGTCGACGTTCCACTGGAAGTGCTCCCGCAGACGCCCCCGCTGCTGTCGCTCGTAGCGAAAGAGCTGCGGGATCGAAAACCAGCGGATGGGCTTCGCCATGGCCCGGCTCCGCTCGCCGAGCATGCGCGCCAGCGACGGCGTCATTTCAGGGCGCAGCGATACCTCACGCCCACCCTTGTCGACGAATGCGTACAGCTGCCCGACGATTTCGTCGCCGCTCTTTTCCCGGTAGAGTTCCAGCGGTTCCAGCGGGGGACCGTCGTATTCCTGGAAGCCGTAGCGACGCGCCATTCTGCGCCAGCTTCTGAACACGTGTTCCCGCTCGGCCAGGGCCTCTGGAGCGAAGTCCCGAAAGCCCGGAAGTCTGGGGAAGGCTTTCCCTTTTGGCATGGCGGCGAATCTATGCGCTTCGCTCGACGCGTCAAACCCGGAAAGGGGCTGGGAACGGCTGGATGCAAAGCTCGTCGAGAGCGCTGCCGACCGTGTGGCAGGACCCCGTGACCACCGCCGTGCCGCCTTCCGCCCGTTCAGCCACTCTTGCCAGAGCGCTGCCGAAGTCCGCCTCCACCTCGAGCGTGAACCGTGGTGCGAGCGCGGCCGCCACCTGTCCGGGGTTCCACCTCCGTTCGCCCGGCGCGGACGGGGGCTGGGTCAGGACCGCTGCGTCGGCGGTCGCGAGGAGACCCGGAAGCATGCCTCCCCAGTCCTTGTCCCCCAGGATGCCCGCGAGTACCACGATCGGCCGCGCAAGACCGAGTGACCGCAGGGTGGTGGCGAGCGTCTCCATTCCCGCGACGTTGTGAGCCACGTCGAAGACCCAGGTTACGCCGCTCTGCCGCACCAGTTGTACCCGGCCCGGCCAACTCACCCCCGCCAGGCCCCGCACGACGGCGCGTCGAGCGGGCCGGAGTTTCTCTGGAAGCGATTCGAGCGCCCTCGCCGCCAGCGCCGCGTTGGTCGCCTGGTGGCTTCCCGCCAACGGCACCGAGAGTTCGAGGTCACCCCACGCGTCGGAGGACATGCGAAAGCTCGTGCGCGCCCTCGAGAGCTCCAGGTCCCGCAGGTCGCTGAGTGCGTCGAGCACGAAAAAGGGAGCCTCGGCCCGTGTTGCCCGATCCGTCAGGATTCGCAGCACGGGCCCGCCCGTCTCGCTCGTGTGGACGGGAATGCCCGGCTTGATGATCCCGGCCTTCTCGCGGGCAATGTCCTCCACCGTGGGGCCCAGGTAGTCCGCGTGGTCGAGCGAGACGTTGGTGATGCAGGTCACCAGCGGGACGATCACGTTGGTCGCGTCGAGACGGCCGCCCAGCCCGACTTCCACCACCGCGATGTCGACTTCCCGGTCGGCGAAGACCCCGAACGCCAGGGCGGTGGTCGCTTCGAAGAAGGTGGGCCCGATCCGGTCCACGGCGCCATGCAGGTCGGCCGCCACCCGCGTCATGGTCTCGTGTTCGACCGGACGGCCGTCGACCTGGATGCGCTCCCGAAAATCGCACAGGTGGGGCGATGTGTAGAGCCCCGTGCGCAGGCCGGCCTCCCTCAGCACCCCGGCGCACATCGCCGCTACCGACCCCTTCCCGTTGGTCCCGCCGATGTGGATCGACGGCCAGGCGAGCTGTGGCTGCCCCAGGGTCGCGAGCAGGGACCGGGTCCGATCAAGACCCCACTGGACGCCATGCCCCAGCCGTGGAAACAGGTCGTGCATCGCGGGCGCTCCGGGCTCGGGCGCCGTGTTCTCCAGCGCTTGTGGAGCGGCGCCGGAGAGCTTCAGCCCTGGGGCTTCCACCCCGCCCACATGTGCCGCAGCAGAAGTGCCACGGTGGCCTTCAGTTCGCTGCGCGGCACGACGCAGTCGAGCATGCCGTGCTCGAGAAGGAACTCGGATCGCTGAAACCCGTCCGGAAGCTCCTGCCGGATCGTCTCCTCGATCACGCGGGGCCCGGCAAACCCGATGAAGGCGTCGGGTTCCGCGAGGTTGACGTCGCCCAGCATGGCGTAGGACGCGGTGACCCCGCCCGCTGTCGGGTTGGTGAGGATGGATATGTGGGGCAGGCCGGCCTCGTGCAGCCGCGCCAGCAATGTTGCCGTCTTCGCCATCTGCATCAGCGACAGGATTCCTTCCTGCATGCGGGCTCCGCCGGAGGCGCTCACGACGACAAGCGGGACACTCTCACCGAGCGACCTGTCGATGATTCGGGCCAGCTTCTCCCCCACCACCGATCCCATCGATCCTCCGATGAAGGAAAAGTCCATCACCGCCAGCGACACCGGGATGCCGTCCAGCTTGCCCGAACCCACCACCATGGCTTCCGGCCGTCCGGCACGCTGCTCGGCCACCTGCACCCGGGCGGTGTAGGGCTTCGAGTCGACGAAGCCCAGGGGATCGGCGCTGGCCAGGCCCGCGTGCTCCTCGCTGAAGGAGCCTTCGTCCATCAGCAGACTCAGATAGTCGGAGGCCTCGAATCTGAAGTGGAACCCGCACTCCGGACACACGGAGAGATTCTGCCTGAGTTTTTCGCGGTATACGATGGCGCCGCAGCCCGGGCACTTCCTGAAGACGTCGCTCGGAACATCCCGGCGATCCTGGGCGCGCAACGGCTTCTTGGGCTTGTTGAACCAGGCCATGGCTTGTTCAGTTCTGCCGGGCGACGCGCACGGCGAGCGCCGCAGCCACCCAGCACATCAGCAGAAAGGAGCCCCCGTAGCTGATGAACGGAAGGGGAATGCCGGTCACCGGCACCAGCCCGACGGTCATTCCGGTGTTTACGAAGACGTGGGTAATCCAGGCGCCGAAGATACCGAAGAGCACGAAGCTTGCAAAGTGACTGGCGGTTCCGGTCGCCATGCGGATGAGCCGGAACAGAACATAGGCGAAGCCGGAGAGAACCAGCAGCGTGCCCATGAAACCGAACTCCTCCCCGATCACCGCGAAGATGAAATCGGTGTGCTGCTCGGGCAGGAAGTTGAA
The genomic region above belongs to Gammaproteobacteria bacterium and contains:
- a CDS encoding bifunctional folylpolyglutamate synthase/dihydrofolate synthase — protein: MEAPGLKLSGAAPQALENTAPEPGAPAMHDLFPRLGHGVQWGLDRTRSLLATLGQPQLAWPSIHIGGTNGKGSVAAMCAGVLREAGLRTGLYTSPHLCDFRERIQVDGRPVEHETMTRVAADLHGAVDRIGPTFFEATTALAFGVFADREVDIAVVEVGLGGRLDATNVIVPLVTCITNVSLDHADYLGPTVEDIAREKAGIIKPGIPVHTSETGGPVLRILTDRATRAEAPFFVLDALSDLRDLELSRARTSFRMSSDAWGDLELSVPLAGSHQATNAALAARALESLPEKLRPARRAVVRGLAGVSWPGRVQLVRQSGVTWVFDVAHNVAGMETLATTLRSLGLARPIVVLAGILGDKDWGGMLPGLLATADAAVLTQPPSAPGERRWNPGQVAAALAPRFTLEVEADFGSALARVAERAEGGTAVVTGSCHTVGSALDELCIQPFPAPFRV
- the accD gene encoding acetyl-CoA carboxylase, carboxyltransferase subunit beta, which gives rise to MAWFNKPKKPLRAQDRRDVPSDVFRKCPGCGAIVYREKLRQNLSVCPECGFHFRFEASDYLSLLMDEGSFSEEHAGLASADPLGFVDSKPYTARVQVAEQRAGRPEAMVVGSGKLDGIPVSLAVMDFSFIGGSMGSVVGEKLARIIDRSLGESVPLVVVSASGGARMQEGILSLMQMAKTATLLARLHEAGLPHISILTNPTAGGVTASYAMLGDVNLAEPDAFIGFAGPRVIEETIRQELPDGFQRSEFLLEHGMLDCVVPRSELKATVALLLRHMWAGWKPQG
- the hisS gene encoding histidine--tRNA ligase, yielding MPKGKAFPRLPGFRDFAPEALAEREHVFRSWRRMARRYGFQEYDGPPLEPLELYREKSGDEIVGQLYAFVDKGGREVSLRPEMTPSLARMLGERSRAMAKPIRWFSIPQLFRYERQQRGRLREHFQWNVDILGEAGTGADAEVLAVAVDALRALGLGPDDFLARVSDRRLLSAILDALGVPGDRIAATYVHIDKYERVGPDLTRARLHESAGLAPRAVDSLLEILDGSGLDVVEDLLGERDAVGASLAELRRYEADLTAMGLGPFLRFDLRIVRGLAYYTGIVFELFDRRGELRAICGGGRYDQLLERVGGEPLAAVGFGMGDVVLTELLRDRGLLPRSTPAMDWFIASVSPAQRLLGREIAHALREAGSTVSYALEQRPVRKQLAMAARQGARRVILLGPVETARGVAVIRDMAQGSQQEVSLADLRRGRPTP